taaacgcctgggcgtagtgcagcacatccctagttccctgggtgagggccagaaactcgttgagcttgcgctccaggagaccttcaggaatgtgatgcgccttgaacgccgtcttaaactcgccccagctgactacgtggtcagcaggtagcatggcatggtagtggtcccaccaaagccgtgcggaaccacgcagctgttgagctgtgAACCGCGCCTtattgttgtcagggcatggagcggtaaggagctcgaacttggattcgatcgtccgaacccatgcatcagcgtcgagcggttcctgggtcttttggaacagcgggggctgtgtccccaaaaagtcctcatatcttgcgacatgctgctgctgctgtgctctaccgccatgtggctgctgttgtccttgtaccagatgcctgagcagctcggtttgagttgctaggattgcctccaagggcgatggtggcgggggcgggggaagatcctggcgctggtcactgctgctgggcatagttccagacctcgtgcggtgcgccatctgcaagagttaacgccccattaatctcataaccttaggtgtattcCAACgaatgggaacgtatgaattaaatcctttaatgcgactcttgccaaaggtgcatcacacgtccttatagaggaatcacattcctcccatttcatcacagatagcccctacttgccttggtactccacctcaggtaaccacaccacatacagactcctagggtcgggtccacttgaaccaaggggtcggatacggtccgcACTCTcagagggtcggacaaggcggtaaCGGTCTTAAGGGTTGGCGCACTCTggttcgcaaactagggtcggccaactgaacaggctccccgaaaacaacacagggtcggCACCAGTTACTTAACCTTAGCATCTGCATCATACGAAAAGGACAGAACTGTACACTGCACTGGATTGACTCTATACATAACGTCGTTTCAACTCaggaagtactcaactcaaggctaacctattacaaccttccaaaactaggctgccgaggagtacaacaaaagaaagaaggtttcCCTAAGAACCCTTaaactaccactggacactatgagtcggagaaggggcgccatcttcttctatgtccatgctggacgctccttcgtcttcctcagggtcctcctgagcttcaagttgcatgttgagggcatgcatgtcttcaagctcagcttggtgttcctctaggtgggcattggcaacggccaattccatttccacctccattttctcctccgagagctcgatcataccgtccacaaggtcggcaacttctccttccagctcggagatccggtcttgcatgtcgtggatctggattccacgttggatcagctggtaggtttggcctaccagatcTCTTCTAGCTGCTTGGAGGTACACGTGGGTGTCCGCAGCAGTCCGAGCAAAGAGTgtcatggcccttccttggagctcgatcagccggtagaaCGCAGCCATGCATCTGACGTTGGCGGAGATGGTGAGCGTGGCGCAGGTAGCGGCCAACACTTCAAGGTTttcgatgcggtccagccaggccgggtccatccgACTTCTGAcaggaaaaagaccgatcgggtccagggtgatctccacagggtggaactgacagaactgcgtgagcaactggagagcggcggattcccacgtatcttccggagaaagaccgtaggctatgatgcccagagagggccagtcgggccgcacaaaagggggtggcaccagtgcttgcacctggcacgcctggatgccctgctccacatacagtCGCCCAGAgtacaggggtggggactgatacccaaaccatctcaacgtatcccacaagatcgcgggaaacccctcgaaatgtaggcaggttgattggaaggtaccgtccgctccaaacaccacatgcccgggagcagccataTGGAACCAGAAAACCGAAGCTATGTGAGATAACTCCgaagatcaggggtcggatagagaagcagaagggcttaaccgaaagcaactaagaggagctagaaatccttagatccaagggaactctgtcggacagggttgccgttgagaaggaaacattaccgatttctgtatgatgcatgcacggcctaccgtactcttaaccaaaaacaactgcccgaaccttgggtcttacgcggtcagcgccggtgacaaggcaacaatacgtctctccctatattatctagtcggttctagcaacgtcttaatgaacgcggttagcaacctgcagaaaacacacacccgaacctttcgtgccagcacccacgaaagcgttcccaaacattaccgtccactataggaacggcacccatgcgtttaaggctgcatggacagcactcaaccgtggaaataggttccttccgaatagaaccatataacccttcgcatactcgcgatgcggcatcggcacacgtatgacaaacgtagcgaaacaaccgtgctaataggttcgttggaatcgaaccatatcaaccttcgtatggatcacatacggaacctgcgcacgtatgatagacgtgggcgaaaacaaccgcgaagatagggtcccttgaatggaactccctatcaaccctcgcatgctcgtgatgcggaactcggctcaCATATaacagacgtggcgaagtgctggaggagttagcaacataaccagatacttatttaGTCACctaaataaccccaaaatcccctagggcctctcgcactaagtcatccttaacgtttgtacgagatttttgaaaggttcttgcaacttttacattttcaaagaagtgtttacggctcattgggttctctgatatgctgaactcggctctggtaccagctgtggcggaaccacctcggattagctggattaagcagggttaagctgcctaacatgcgacaccactgcctaaaccgagttaacacgaagtgccgtcggatttcgtccgatttaaccacttaaaacaggatcgagttcagcagacccacacgaaggtgagtggttacagagaatacaacaagtccactgagtttaagcattcttactcaattagttcggccataaaaattaacatcagagtttcatAACAAAAGAAccacagagaaaacactagcggaagacttcgtcggggtcggacgtccgggcgaggccagccagaacatcactgaatcctctcctcgccgtccgaggaggggtcccactcgaccgtccagcccggtgggagctggggcggccaagcaccaacaagggaggggtcgggaactgcaacttcacctgaaaaacaggagccacaacaaggctgagctactaagctcaacaagacataaccggggaggagccaactacttgtccaactagacatgcaaggcttcttggctgaggggttttatTTGCCAGAAgcgctaagtaacctattttcaagttttagctccggttctatatttacttaccagtctaggttgtgcaacctattctaagcaaacatcaaGCCAAACAAGGGTGTAGatagaaacaacaacattgccatcatcagattcctcatttactcagggtgacatagcgatcaagtaatctcaaactgtgagaggcagacgaatcgattcgagttctttaaccatgcatggtgaacctagccccacgactgtcacacccgattttaaggacaaaatcgtgtgcattaaatacatgtgcgccaggatcaagttacacacatgtacgacaatagtgaatatcaaagacagtgttaaatcgaataaagagagtattaaccattattacatgaccgaaagtctcacataaaccacaaagtctaattattacgcagcggaacttcaaagacgacgacgactccacaggcagctgactgaagaaacgtacgcctagaactcctcgaagtcggggtagtactcctcttcccaactagcttggtctgaacagcggttttgcaagggtgagtacacttatggttggtactcaacaagtcgtgggaaaTAGTGtggtgtaaggctaattcaaggtatggctaaggcataagtagcattcgcttttaattaagttggtcaaattttattagcaattaactacgtataagttcataccacccgaaattaaacatgaacataaagaaagcaacaaatgcatgaaatgataacaagtttaatccatctttcgataagattatcatgtgagggtccaggccgctcttaaccgtgagcacggctgatcgatcagtttaacactctgcagaggtggcacatctttacccacaagtcgcgtaaaagttcaaaagaactttggacccaaccatgcggtgtttgcaaggcaccataccacacttccgaggtgtgatggcatagggacgctacgaggcctttacaaagattccttagtcagtggtaacccgctaaggtttcggtgtctggcgtgcaccacccatcccaggtaaatgcaacgactcagtccccccctcttgcctcatcccgAGTAAGgttaccccagactaaggtttctaattaatcagccaagaccagagccatttagtcttgtggtagcactgttttcctgggtggttctccatgttccgattaacaaataatgatcttgtcttaatgaaaggtataacagaagtaaagcaagattaagcattgtgtaaagttaaaccaccatgtaccaagtaagcactaagcatgagctacccaacatgaagtaaaccggttggtcaaggcaaaaggtaaatcaatctaggcgaaccttaattgggacccatcaatttaatcctaacacgtgcatagcataaatgttaagtacgagaaagtaaaggtgtataggacaacgaggtagtgatcaaggacacgacttgccttcttggccttgctcctgctgttcgtactcctcgaaagcttgatcggaaactccctcgaactgcggggcgtctacacgcgtcacacgagcacatacaagcaaacatgggcaaaagtaagaaaacagtacaccaaacatagttaaacagagaaaataagcttgaaaagatgatctatgctttaaaatgaacacgtggatataaagaacacgaaaaacggagttaagatgcaaaagatatgattaaaacaagatccaggggcttttctgtgagaaaaacaaaagtttcagggcctatccgcgaaaaccgagggcttatacataattatgcgtataaaccgagggtctgacgcgtaaaaacaacaaacccggacggcgggttgatttctggaaagctcaagggttaaaccgaaaaatgcgagggcagatctgtaaatattttcaacgcgatctggaccgcgggttgatttgcggaaaaggcgggggctaaagagcaaaagcggcgcggcgcggttcggttgaccggtacgcggtctgatttgactggccgtgagccgtcggatcttgatcggacggccacggtcgtcgatgactcgcgggcggcggcggaaaccgaacggcgacggcggcgagcggcggcgcgcgacggcgagcggcggcgggtcgccggagttgggcgAAATAGCGCCACGGAGCACGGTTTAACTCGCGGGATTCACCAAAAGAGAGAGGGAAACACGGCGATTCCGTTTTGGGGGTCCCCGTCGACCGGAGctcaccgacggcggcggacgacggcgaggaagcggcggcggcgcgtggagcttcgggcggctagggtttgggagctgcgggcgctggtggaggagaccgggaggggcggcggcttataTAGGCGCTAGGGGATGGAGCGGCGCGGGTTCAAACTCCCCCGAAGAAATCGGAGCGGGGGCCGGCGGGACTCCGGAGATGGCGGAACGGCGGTTGCGGGACGGAGCGGAGTCCggccggaggaaggagaaggcgggTAGCGGGCCGGCGCGACTTCGTGGGCCGGCGCGCGTTCGTGGGCTGCGCGGCGCCGGGTGAGCGGTAGGCCGGGGCGGCTacgcgggccggcgcgcgcgcgtgggccGCGGCAGAGGAAGCGGCGAGCGGGCgaaaggcggaggcggagagctGGGCCGAGGGAAGGGGGCGACGGGCCGAGCGGCTGGTGGAGCTGGCCGGGCGGGAGAAGGTGGAGCGGGCCGAGCGCACTGATGCAAGGCTGGGCCgaaaggagaaaggggaagggaaggagaAAAGGGTTTCGGcccagaaggagaagaaggagaaagaagaaaagatagaaaaagaaaagggttttgaaatttgaatttaaatttggaaattcaaactttgatcaaactcaagcaatcaaaataaatgcaccagcatgaatgcacaaataaatcctatgatgaattattGAATTAAGGAagatgaaattaaatgcctagaaattaaatgacaccttaatttgagcaaattttaatgaatttaaattatagaaattttgggtgttacaaatcctaccccccttaagaagaatctcgtcctcgagattcggaagatcctgccaagagatggggaaattccttctgcaattcatcctctctttcccaagttgcttcgtcctctgtatggtgactccactgaaccttgcacatTCTGATCATCCGATTTCTTGTAACCCTTTCCATAgtatccaaaattttaatggGGTGCTCCGTGTAAGTGAGATCATCCTGAACATCCAATTCCTCCATTGGCAACTGTTCCTCgggaactctgaggcacttcttaagctgtgagatatggaacacatcgtGTACATCCGACAACTGATTAGGCAACTCCAATCGATAGGCTACTTGTCCCACTCgctcaagaatcttgaacggaccgatgaatcgaggtgatagcttccctttgaccttgaatctgcgcatacccctgatgggcgataccttgagatacacataatcacctacctcaaaggtcaattctctcctcctggtgtcagcataactcttctgtcgagattgagCAGTCCTCAAGTTTTCCCGGATGATCTGGACTTGTCTTTCCgcctcttgtataatttctggcccgaatagttgactctctcctgtttcactccaataaaggggtgttcggcactttctaccatacaatgcctcaaatggtgacattttgagactggcttgataactgttattataggagaactctgcataaGGTAGACTCTTGTCCCAACTGCCTTCATGCTTCAATGcgcatgctcttaacatatcctccaatatttgatttgttctctcggtctgtccatctgtctgagggtgataggCAGAACTGAAATTCAACCTTGTGCCTAGAGATTCATGCAATTTCTGCCAGAAGCGTGACGTGAACTGGGTACCTCGATCAGACACAATCTTCTTAGGCACACCATGTAAACACACAATCCTTGCCATATACAACTCTGCTAGCTTGGATCCAGTGTAGGTAGTCCTTACCGGTATGAAGTGAGCTACCTTGGTCAAACGATCCACTACGACCCATATAGAGTCATACCCATCTCGAGTGCGAGGCAagcccacaatgaaatccatcccaatttcttcccacttccattctgGCACCTTCAATGGCTGAAGTAATCCAGCTGGTCTCTGATGTTCAGCCTTGACCTTTTGACATATGTCGCATATggctacatgtgcagctacatctttcttcattccgggccaccaatacttctgcttaagatcttgatacatcttggtactgccggggtggatggaataagcagaatcgtgagcttctttcaagatcgtctctcagagatttcccacatcgggtacccaaatccttcctttgacccataaggttccctgagagtctTCCGTGAAGTCAGtggctcttccttcctttaccatctccttagtttccttgaccttggcatcctcaagctgtcctgcccgtatctcttgctctagagtcgactccacttccatcgttgctccctcagtatgcgcaacgacgctcaagttgagcctctcaaattctttcatcaactcgTCAGGTAGCTGGAATGCTAAGGCTAAGTTAACATGACCCTTCCGACTTAAAGCATCTGCAACCAggttagccttaccaggatgatagtgaatctccagatcataatcattgatgagctctagccatcgtcgctgtctcagattaaggtccttctAAGTGAAAATGTatttgagactcttgtgatcagtatagatctgacacttagtccccagaatgtagtgtctccaaatcttcaaggcatgaaccACGGCGGCTAACTCCAGATCATGAGTCGgataattctgctcatgtttcctcaattgcctggaagcataggcgatcacatgaccttcctgcatcagaacacagcctaaaccctgtcgagatgcatcacaatatatgtcgAACCCTTTGTGTAGATCTGGCATTACCAATactggagctgtggtcaacctcttcttcagttcctcaaaacttgcctgacatgcctctgtccatttgaattcccttcctttttctaggagcgtagtgaggggcttcactatcttggagaatccttcaatgaatctgcggtaatagcctgcaagtccgagaaaactcctgatctcaGTTACCGTCTGCGGCGGATTCCACTTCAAGACATCCCTaaccttgcctggatccactgaaattccaccatcggagatgatatgaccaaggaaagagacttcctttatccagaactcacacttgctgaatttagcatacaactgatgttccctcaatttctgaagcactaacctcaagtgttcctcgtgttcttcctcactcttggagtaaatcataatatcatcaatgaacaccacaacgaacttatccaggtactccataaataccttattcatcagatacatgaagtaagctggagcatttgtcagcccgaacgacattaccgtgtactcgaagagaccatatctggaagtaaaagcggtcttgggtatgtcaaacggcctgatcttcatctgatgatatcccgatcgcaaatcaatcttggagaataccttggctcctctcatctgatcgaacaaatcctcaatgcgaggcaacgggtacttgttcttgacggtcacctcgttcagtgctctataatccacacacatcctctgagtaccgtccttctttggcacaaagataaccggtgctccccatggtgatgaactaggccgaataaactgttttgctgataattcctctagttgttgtttcaattcttttaattgttcaaccgacattctataaggacgtttggagataggtgcagtaccaggtaaaagatcaatagcaaattcaatgtcgcggtcaggtggcatacctggtaaatcgtcggggaacacatccggatagtcacacaccactttgatatcttccaaggatTTTCCAGCCAACTGATCAACTGCACAATCTGCCGCTGAGGGTAGAGTAGCTACAAACTCCACTTTCTCTCCATCAGGACCTGTGAGCAGAACTGTCCTCTTAGCACACTGAATTGTCGCATCAAAAGCGGCTAACCATCTCATTCCCAGAATTACATCGATTCCACCGGACTCAAGGACGATAAGATCAGCCGGAAACTCTATACCCATTATTCTCAGTTTAACTTGTGGACAGATGTATTGAGCCTTCATTGACCCCCCAGGTGAACTTACTAGCATATGGCGCCTCATGGTATGCATGGATAAATTATGTTTTGCTACATAATGACTAGTGACAAAAGAATgcgatgctccagagtcaaataaaactgatgcgggggcagagttgacaaaGAACATACCGAGCACTACATCTGGAGCCTCTTTAGCAGTCTCGGCTTCCATGTGGTTCACCTTGCCACGAACAAAGCTTTGCTGCCCCTGATTGCCTTGTGGGGTCTGGTTCCCGTTCCTCGGTTGCTGCATCTGATTCTGCCGAGGAGCACTGCTGTTCTGCACGGGGGTAGCTGGTCCACCTCTCTTAGGACAAGAGCTGGCATAATGACCAACCTCgccacacttgaagcaagtaGGACCCACTGGAGCATTGGGCCTTGCTGGAGTGCCAGTAGGGGTCATCTGGCGGTTCTGCGTAAAGCCGGGGCGCGGCGTCTGCATCCCTGGACGCTGGAACTGAGGGctggggcgctggaatgactgctgagCAGGGCGCGGGAATGACTGCTGCCCAAAATTCCCACTTGGGCCCCCTGCGCGGAACGGCgtcccttgctgtggagcaaagcgagggcggGTGTTGCTTCCTGAAGACAACTGGGAATtgaatttcctcttcatctccccgaGCTCGTTTCTCTTGTGTTCCAGGCCAATCGCCTTGTCTAGCATCTTCTGGAAACTGGGGAAGGTGTGTGACATAAGCTGATATTGGAGTGGTCCAATCAACCCATCCAAGAAtagctcctgcttctgctcatcatcagcaacatcttCGGGAGCATATCGGGACAACTGGATAAACTTGTCCCTGTACTCTGCCACTGTCATGTTCCCCTGCTTGAGAGCAAGAAACTCCTTCTTCTTAAGCTTCATCAACCCAGAAGGAATATGATGACTTCTGAAGCTAGTcctgaactcatcccaggtaatgccattagcattggcatgtgcggcggtgtaagcatcccaccaatcagcagctggcccttccaggcgtcctgaagcatacaggaccttctccctgtcagtacactgggcgatattcagcatcttctccactgttTTCAGCCAATCCTCAGCATCTAATGGATCCGAAGATCGTGAAAAcgtcgggggcttgtggctcatgaactccctgtgcctgtcccttggcggcggctgctgctgctggttgttgttgttattgttcagctgagcttgtaaagctgccacggtgttggtcagtccggcgagaagctgagtctgagctgctagaaactgctccatccctgcaggtgcttgctGGTTCTGCTGCGGAGCGGTGTTGgggttgctgctgttgtccctaAGGCGAGGCACCGCGGTACGGTCAACCCCTGAtccggacctggtgtttaccatctgagcgttagagacaatagatttagatagaTGTGTGAAAGAATAATTAAGAAAGATAAAGCGACAAGATGTAAAAGTAAGACAGATTCTGTTAGCCCCATTTAACTAGGTGTGGTCGTCGGAAGAAGTGTCCATAAATACTGGAAAATTACCAGGTCGTAACTTATTAAATTGGTGaaccaacccaactggaatcatctTAATCGGACTTCTGGATCTCAAGTTATAAAATTAACAAGCTGTCAGTGTCGGTCgacagtttcagattctgagtgctttactaattcgcatacatctcccagacagatactccaaaaattctgaaaaatttacaGCAAATTCTCCACAAAGTTCTGAAACTAACTCCACTGGTTTCATATCATTTGGACTTCTGTAGCTcgagatataaataaaacagtacTGGCGTGTCAGTTAATGTCGAGAACAGAATTGATTGTCGCTTAGCTTGCATGATAGATAGATTTAGACAGATGGTAGATCATGATTAAGGAAGATTAAATACTGATTTAGATCAGAAATAAAACCCAACTAAGCACTTTATTTATTAAGACCAGTATCGTGTGGCAATTGCCCCAcataccgcactcattacaaaatccaactcaaacatgtaGCACAAAACCAAACAGCTAAGCACACTTTATCTAACACACTCGAACGACGTTCTAACGATTGCAAGAATTTAAACTAAAACACTCCTAATTTCCTAGAGGtcttctgcggcggcgccgggcgagtcgtagcggggacgcttaggcgacggcgacgaagcgggatgaacagcaaactcctgcggcggcggtgctcccgtCGCGGCAGCCATATTTGCATCCctctcccaccggagttcctgaaCCTCCTGCTGAAGCTCTTGGATGTggttgtttgcttcattcagtgcggtgagagctgccgacgtgtacttgcggaggaagtctgtTGCCATGTCAACCCCCTCATTAGTAGCGATGAAGGTTCTTGTTTCCCCACTAGCTCGGTAAGGAAGGAACCGATGATAAGTGTGCTCCAGTCGCGGCCGTTCATTGTGGGAGACGACCTCAAGTGCCCTTCTGGCGGCCTCGGCAATGCCGGACTCCATGGTCCTCCTGATGGTCACATCATGGTGAATagccttcacctcccatcctccttcgtgctcctcacgaaggacaaccttcacctcccaaaaagtgggatagcgagggtgggtgaaccgaGAGCACTTGTAGAGTGGCCTCATGCTGTACCCCAAGCGgtgacaagtccacctgagGATGTCGGCCATTTGCACTCCTTGGCCATAATCTTTCTTCACCCATTTGGTCCATGTCTCGGGCTCGGCATCTGCTTCGGGCTCCTCATCCGTCAAGTCGACGACCGGTACGGGCGTcggggctggtgcaggagcgggcgccggtgctggcGTAGGAGCGGGCGCCGGTGCTGGTGACGGTGCTGGTGGCGGTGTGGTCTCCTGCTCTACGGCCACGGCGTCCTCATCCGAGTCATCCCCCGGTTGCTGGAagatctcttcctcttcttcctcgtcccaAGGATCCACGGGGGCGTGCGACGGCGCGATGCCATGACGCGGCGGACGGGTGCTCTTGCGTGCGGTCAAccgggtgcgagccatctagcagaaagaaagaggaaatttttagaataaaattttgaacgaAGCTAGACAATAGAAATAAGGATGAGATaaatcaagtttaagaataattaagtagatttaaattaagaaaggtagaatggctactagattattataatccttaaatac
This sequence is a window from Setaria italica strain Yugu1 chromosome III, Setaria_italica_v2.0, whole genome shotgun sequence. Protein-coding genes within it:
- the LOC101759701 gene encoding LOW QUALITY PROTEIN: uncharacterized protein LOC101759701 (The sequence of the model RefSeq protein was modified relative to this genomic sequence to represent the inferred CDS: substituted 2 bases at 2 genomic stop codons) — translated: MDGVPKPGAGGGKQAVPPVPAGSNAIARAARVPRRAAFPEDAAADSPAEAAAGAGSGGEEDDDVQVERFYALLDNIRAMRGAYGAGDGDGDGTGADGVEAGSGWARKRLRAADPPWRPAFRMEDFEEPSPTSSSHAAARHAKRTNRQRHREFMSHKPPTFSRSSDPLDAEDWLKTVEKMLNIAQCTDREKVLYASGRLEGPAADWWDAYTAAHANANGITWDEFRTSFRSHHIPSGLMKLKKKEFLALKQGNMTVAEYRDKFIQLSRYAPEDVADDEQKQELFLDGLIGPLQYQLMSHTFPSFQKMLDKAIGLEHKRNELGEMKRKFNSQLSSGSNTRPRFAPQQGTPFRAGGPSGNFGQQSFPRPAQQSFQRPSPQFQRPGMQTPRPGFTQNRQMTPTGTPARPNAPVGPTCFKCGEVGHYASSCPKRGGPQPRNGNQTPQGNQGQQSFVRGKVNHMEAETAKEAPDVVLGMFFVNSAPASVLFDSGASHSFVTSHYVAKHNLSMHTMRRHMLVSSPGGSMKAQYICPQVKLRIMGIEFPADLIVLESGGIDVILGMRWLAAFDATIQCAKRTVLLTGPDGEKVEFVATLPSAADCAVDQLAGKSLEDIKVVCDYPDVFPDDLPGMPPDRDIEFAIDLLPGTAPISKRPYRMSVEQLKELKQQLEELSAKQFIRPSSSPWGAPVIFVPKKDGTQRMCVDYRALNEVTVKNKYPLPRIEDLFDQMRGAKVFSKIDLRSGYHQMKIRPFDIPKTAFTSRYGLFEYTVMSFGLTNAPAYFMYLMNKVFMEYLDKFVVVFIDDIMIYSKSEEEHEEHLRLVLQKLREHQLYAKFSKCEFWIKEVSFLGHIISDGGISVDPGKVRDVLKWNPPQTVTEIRSFLGLAGYYRRFIEGFSKIVKPLTTLLEKGREFKWTEACQASFEELKKRLTTAPVLVMPDLHKGFDIYCDASRQGLGCVLMQEGHVIAYASRQLRKHEQNYPTHDLELAAVVHALKIWRHYILGTKCQIYTDHKSLKYIFTXKDLNLRQRRWLELINDYDLEIHYHPGKANLVADALSRKGHVNLALAFQLPDELMKEFERLNLSVVAHTEGATMEVESTLEQEIRAGQLEDAKVKETKEMVKEGRATDFTEDSQGTLWVKGRIWVPDVGNLXETILKEAHDSAYSIHPGSTKMYQDLKQKYWWPGMKKDVAAHVAICDICQKVKAEHQRPAGLLQPLKVPEWKWEEIGMDFIVGLPRTRDGYDSIWVVVDRLTKVAHFIPVRTTYTGSKLAELYMARIVCLHGVPKKIVSDRGTQFTSRFWQKLHESLGTRLNFSSAYHPQTDGQTERTNQILEDMLRACALKHEGSWDKSLPYAEFSYNNSYQASLKMSPFEALYGRKCRTPLYWSETGESQLFGPEIIQEAERQVQIIRENLRTAQSRQKSYADTRRRELTFEVGDYVYLKVSPIRGMRRFKVKGKLSPRFIGPFKILERVGQVAYRLELPNQLSDVHDVFHISQLKKCLRVPEEQLPMEELDVQDDLTYTEHPIKILDTMERVTRNRMIRMCKVQWSHHTEDEATWEREDELQKEFP